DNA sequence from the Parambassis ranga chromosome 1, fParRan2.1, whole genome shotgun sequence genome:
ctgtaaataaaatatgGTGTTTACACTCATTTAAAGTAAGGATGTGCTCTTTGTGGATGTTgtggtggctcttaaaagagcctttgtgtgtttgcagtgatcACAGCTCACTTCTTCTTGGGTGCTGCCTTCTTGGCTTTGGGCTTGGCTGCCTTCTTTGTAGGGGCCTTCTTCTTGGCAGCGGGGGCCTTTTTGGGAGCCACCTTCTTGGGGCTCTTGGCGGGTTTTTTGGGGCTCTTGGTGGCCTTCTTGGGGCTCTTGGCCACTTTCTTGGCCGCTGCGGGCTTCTTGGCCTTCTTGGGGGACTTCTTAGCAGCTGCTGGTTTCTTTGCTGCCGCCTTCTTGGCTGCTGCGGGTTTCTTAGCGGCTGCGGGCTTCTTGGCTTTGGGAGCGGCTTTCTTTGCGGGCTTGGCCTTGGGCTCAGCCTTCTTGTTCATCTTGAAGGAGCCGGAGGCCCCGGTCCCCTTGGTCTGGACCagggtccctttagccaccaggctcttgaTGGCGACCTTGACGCGGGActtgttcttctccacatcgtatcctccggcagccagagccttcttgagggcggctgcagacacgccgctccgctccttggaagcggccacagctttcacgatgagctcgccgAGGCTGGGGCCGGACTTCTTCGGCTTGGAGGCCTTCTTCTTGGGAGCTTTagccggagcggcggctggagctggagctacTTCTGCCATGTTTGACCAGTTCGTATTGCAGCGCAACCAGAGTCAGAGTATAGTTATGGTGTAGTGAGCGCAGGAGGCGGTACTTGAACACATCATGAGAACCgtggagactcaatccaagccTGCCTCCTCCGTACAggctgaatgtttccacttgtgttttctgtgcgtggataaaagagtaaaactgagtgtgggagcagcgctgcaggctgACAGTGGAGGAGCTGATAGCGGACAGTGTCTCTTCATGTCCAGCTCATGTTCAGCTCTGATCATCGCTGCACTTTGTTGCTGGAGCCTCCAAAGCTCacagagtccgcgcgctgcgcagcgccttttccctcttcttcctctcataaATGATCTCAGATgcatcagagctccatcaaaagctgttttccagctgaaacacatgtttgttcagagactcagaggaaaaacagacatCTGCTGACCGTCACTGTGTCACAAAGTCACGTTGTTGTGGCTGcatcaaacacactgatgaCGCTGCAGACGGACTTCTATCGGAACTgttcgctgcttctctcgctgaccTGTTTGAGTAAAGTCCAGCACTGTTCTGTTAGTATCACAgttaattataatttaaacaGGGGGATTACTTTAAATGAAGCAGAAGACTGTTTTATGAACAGTGTAAAACTCTACTTCGGTCATGTTGTCATGTTACATACAGTAGTGATAGGTCATGGCTGCTTTCTATTGTCATGTAATCGCTGTTCCTTTCTTGCAGCATCAGACAACTGGTATTTATATCAACAAAGTCTCTACAGTAACAGAGAGCTGTGCGTAATTACGCAACTTTACCCTGACTCAAAAAGTGAAAGAGTTTTTCACTTgattgaaatgtagctctcagcgtaagttcaatcaggaagactctatttcccatcattcaccatttatccctatccgcttcctaatctttctccctctatccctcactcctctgctccccctctcttccgctcacttagtcaggtgcttaatagaaagcacctccctcaccaatgagCTGTCGCTTtctatccctctcctgaccaatcacagcttagcacgaaatttaaaagtcttcgtctcttctccagctgtcttctgattgaacccggcaaccctcctccaccccaagcaccaccagatccacgccagtaaggtCTCCTAttttcctgccctccagctctccaccaccaccaggtctagaccccgggggggatcttatgatccagcagcctctcctcttgcgttttcccccctttccggatgtggtcttcacgatggggtctaggacgccaatgcacattcaaactttgtacttaataaatctttctcattcagttcgctgagtctctcatgattgaaatgaggATCATGCAGTTTGTAGTTTGTTAGATACATTTATTGAAACATGTAAGAACTGTGACATCTGGACACCACTGTTATGAAGACTTTAGACAATTGTTAAAAGGGAGAACACCACTTTCACGGACATCTATCATGGAGTAGCTCAGTATGAGTGGCAAACAAATCAATATAGTGAAAATAAATCAAAGTTGAATGAAAGCCTATACAGCTCATATTTCTTTTGAGTAATGATAACAggccggtaatgttcagagaggtgggcacATACTTGCTCGTAGCATGATAATAGATTGAACAAAAGGTCTGACAGTATTGTTTAAACATGGTTATATATTATTTTAGCCTGTTCATATTTTCTGAAAcggagatcaatttttggacctcagcaTTTTTAAAACTCTGGCTACGGCCCTGCTAGGCCCGGCAGATAAACACAGTcaatgtagctgcagatgaggagagaaggtgaaaagaactttttttgtATAAATAGTTGTGAAGTTAAGGCCTGACTCGCCCAAAAATGTATGGCaaataagaaacaaacaaaacgtGATGTGGTGAACCTAACGTTTCTGCTGGTGCACCTAAGGAAAACAGTTAGGCCAGTGctaaaagttagtctagagccctgggaAGAGATAGAAGAAGTATCCGGTGAGAAGAAAGTCTGGgcgtctctgcttagactgctgccctaAATatgttggatggatggatggatggatggatggatggatggatggatggatggatgcagccCCAAAGGTAAACTCTTCCCCTAATGCTTGGAGGTATACTGGTTCGCACCAAAAACCGGTCTTTATTTGTGTTATGATACACATTTTTAGCAACACCTGTTTAAATAGCCTAAAAATGTCTGGAACTCCGTGCAAAATTGTTTCACGGGACGTTTTTCAttgctgcacacacatgaaatgtgttgaagaattCTAGTATTTGCAGGTGAATGAATACTCTGTGTCTAACTATAaagttagaatagaatagattagaatagaatagaatagaatagaatagaatatacttcattcatcccaagctgggaaatttcactattgcagcagcaaaatacaggcacTCAAGCATACTTAACCCTCAGGAGACCCTCGGGACATTTTgtgctattttatttttaattttcaagcCATGTTAGGTGTGTTGAAGGTACATAGCTCAAAATTGCCAaaggatatatatttttaacaaattttTGAATTTAGCCTTGGTTACTTAAATTAGCCTATAATGGCTGTGCTATGCAAAAACTCACACATTCGTCCCTCGGGACAAAAGGTGCCCCATTGAAAACCATTGAAACTGCCATTTTGACCCTCCATTTATCTTAACATAAAATAATGCAGTCCTTTATGTTGATATATCATTTTAAACTACAGGCTtccaatttttaatttttatatttgtccaCTAGTTGGCGCTATTTTTTCCCATTCAAACCATGTAGCAAAAATTCACAATTTTTACTATTTTCTGCCATGGTGTCTTGCTCCTGAATTTGTACATTTGCATCACTTTTAATGTTGaataatggtgtgtgtgtgtgtgtgtgtgacagggacagagcttctgtgttgtgtgtgtgaatgtgaaagagcttttctgtgctgtgtgtaagcacctctttttgtgtgtgtgtgtgtgccaactTCAAAGGGTCTTTACTCTTTGAATAGTtagtaataaaataaacacagctaGGCTTTGTTTTGGGTGTCACTCAGGTTGTTTATGCAGGTGTACTGCATCTAGGTAGCAGTAGAGCAGGAGGAGTCATTTTGGAGTTTGCATTCGAGATGgaaagacactacaacacacaggAGGCTCTAGAATAATCATGCACTCTGAGTGCGAGGATAGCTCAACAACTTCTGAAGACCCTGACACTGACACGGACGAAACTTCAGAGTGGGAAACTGACCAGTTGCAGACCAGATCTTCTGAAGATTTATCAGAAGACCAGTCTGAAGCTGAAACGGAAGTGGGTAATGCAGAGGTAGGGTGGACTTCCAGAAATGGGAAAATATTTTGGTCATCAACAAATGATAAGACACTTCGCTCTGTGCCACCAGCCACAGGACTTGTCCCTGGACCCACGCACTTTGCCATCGCCAGAATCAGGGACACATTGTCCAGTTTTGCACTGCTGCTGACACCAGAAATCTTGCAGCACATCATGAAAATGACAAATTTGAATGGGAGACGTTCAAACGCAGACTGGAGAGATTTGGACATGGAAGAACTACAGGCATATGTGGGGCTGCTTATTTTGTCTGGTGCCTACAGATCAAAACATGAGTCTACACTCAGCCTCTGGATTGAAAAATCAGGTCGAAGCATTTTCCCGGCTACAATGTCCTGCAAGAGGTTTCATCAGATCAGCAGAATATTGCGCTTTGACGACAAGCTATCCCGACCGCAACGCCGTGATGACAAGCTGGCTGCCTTCTGCAAAGTCTGGGACATGTGGGTGCAGCGTCTGCCGATGCTGTTCAACCCAGACAAGGACATCTGTGTGGATGAACAGCTCATCCCATTCAGGGGCAGGTGCAAATTCAAGTAGTACATGCCAAAAAAGCCAGCCAAATATGGGATAAAGGTTTGGACTCCTTGTGATGTAAAAACATCTCATGCCTGGAGACTGCAGGTCTATACTGGCAAAGAAGCTGGACATTCAGTGGAAACCAACAAGGGGATGAGGGTTGTcctgtggagctgctgaagaGGAACCCCTCTTTTAAGGAAAGAAAACCCCACATTTGTGCATTCTTTGTACTGAAGAGGTGTAAGTTCATTGCTATTCATCTCTAGCATGAGGTGGGCATCATTCCTGGGCATCAATTTTGACTTTGAGGATCCCCAGCTTTTGGTGAGCTTCCAGCTGGATTCCACACTACTGGGCAGATCAGGTGCTGGACATGGTGTTTGGAATCGATCCCCATATACGAAGCAGAACTTTACGTTTCTCTTCATTTGAACTCAACTATTCCACAGCCATGCACATGTTCTTGATATGGTTTGTGGGTTCCTTCTCTAAAAAAgtagaaaacaaacagaaaactgaaaaaaacagcataatTATAGGATATAGTTATGTACAGTGTAGTGTAAGTTTATTGTATGTACTGATcagacaacaataaaaaccaCCCATTTAATGGTGCAGCAGTGTTTAGGATGGCTGGGTTTAGGTTTCTGGTCCCTGAGCTTATCAATGGGCCTTTATGACATCAATGACCCTAACCACTGCACATCTCAAGACCTGCTGTTTTGGAGATGATCTGTTATCCAACATTCACAATTTGACTCATATCAAAGCAGCTCAGATTCACACACTCAATTTTCCTGCTTCCATCCCACTTTAATAACCTGATAGTCAATGTAGTTCACTCACACTTAACAGTGTTTGTAATGGTATGGCTGATGAGTGTAAACAAGTATCAGTTCATGATCAAAATAACTGTTGGCAGGTGTTCTTTAGGAGGTGGATAACTCATTAGAAAGGTTTAAATTTTATACTTtgtttaaaaacagacaaaaactgtAGATAAATGTTAAAGCGgaaattatttcatttgaaaaCTGTAAACATGCAAAGACCTTTGATTCTggtctgtatttaaaaaaaatactattaaaAAAAGATAGAGTGAaagaaacataataaataaaacagtacAATGGAAAATTTTGTTGTTTCGCTGAcattttttgtccatttgggtaatttttactttggccaccattttatctgtgttggtgcatatggcacatttttttgtaacaaagactctctctagacacattttagaattcaaattcaaaattttcaaatacatcaccagaacatggtgaaacaaatttactacccttttgtgtcattcgtgGACAAAAAACATCCGCTTCTAGTGTACTATTAGCAGTTTTTTAACTGCTaataaaacttaacagattaatattttttctgcttttttctgtcatctacccatgttaagttgtgactgtaGTTAACATAGGCGTGTTCAGTACAACCACCACATTTAACCAGTGGCCTGGAACAACACGTTACTAATACAGCAACAGATGGTACTTTAAGATCAGTGCGTACCACTCGAAAATCCATACAATCCAATTTTAGAATTTTAGCGGTACATACACTATATAAGTGATACAAAGCGCGTCACTAAGTGATTAAGTCCGAAACGGGCATTAAATGCCACCAAAACATGatcaaaaacacactgaaaaaaaataagatgttGGATGAACGTAATTTCATCATGCCACCTAATTTCATCTAAACAAATCAATTAAATTCAATTAGTCGTGTCTCATTAGTCTGATAAAAATTACACTTACACAATTACACATTTGAAACAATGAGAATGATACTTGTAAAGCTGACAAAACATTGCATGTTGTTTCAACAAGACTGACACAAGTACAACTAATGAAGTTCAAGCTAGTTTATTCAACCTAAATTAATTTCTTATTCTAATAATAGAAGGTGTTCAAATAACACAGTCACAACACTCTTACTGTACGTTATCCGTTTACATGGAAATTTAGGCATAATAAAAACCATTATTCAAAGCAATTctaacttttttattttgcagcaaaaattacattttgaatgTGAATTAACAGAACTGCAGTTAATGCTACAGATCACATGTCAATGTAAGTGCAGTTAACATCTTGTAGGGCAATGTAATTAAAAGCCCAACTCTTTAAAACAAGTGTGACTTAGAGAAAAGGTCTACTGAACAGGACCTGCTTTAAGCATTAATACAAGCAGACGATGAACTACAGAACTATACCCTGAAGAGTATGAACAGAATGGTAGAATCTCCAAAGAGGAAGCTTAACCCATAAGCTTCAAAAGTGCATTTCAGCTGTGGTGGGTAGCTCTCAAGTCCAGACAATTTATAAGTCCAAACAACAAAGCACATGCAAGTGCACTCACTTCACTGAGCACCTCCACACCTATTAGTACACCAATGTCTTCTGGCTCATCTCCAGGCTCCGCACCCTCACGGAGAATGATTCTCACTGGCAGAAACACTCCCATGTGTTATGTGAGGTGTAGGTTTTTTACAGGACCCAGATGCAGACAAAgtaaagttcaacaaaaaggagctttatttaaagctaagCTACAACTATGACCAGAGGAGCGGGAGAacaaaaggagggctactgaacAGCAGTGCCagtcaaaatgcaaaatacaaaaaacacaaaagaaaggaggtcaaaaacaaaaccaaacctgaggatgatgggagaaacatgaggaaacacagaggaagaaggacGACGACGACGAGACGGTGGCAGGCAGGATTCACAAGGGATTCACAAGGgatcacaagggaagaactgacaaagacaaagggaaagcacagggcttaaaaagaggagagacgacacaggtgaacacaattagggaggagcaggtaatcagggaggaggaacagaaggagagagggaaggactgaggagcagagaaaaaggaagaggaaaagagaaggatGCAAGCTCACCTTGTGTGTATGCAGTCATCCTGGGGGAAACAATGGGTGGAATTAGTGTAGCAAGTGAGAGATGATTTGTTTTAGGGTAGAAAATCATCAACTGCATGAATTCTAGGAAAAGCAAATGTGTTTTAATTCTATGGGGTTCTGACTAAGTGATGTAATGTGGCAGATGTCCACAATATTCAAGGAGAATTAgaattattaaagtattttacAAACATAATTCTACTAATTTTCATACAAACCTTGGAGACGTCCACCATGAGAAGCCTTATCTTTTTTTCCAGCAACCCCTCCTTT
Encoded proteins:
- the LOC114439994 gene encoding histone H1-like encodes the protein MAEVAPAPAAAPAKAPKKKASKPKKSGPSLGELIVKAVAASKERSGVSAAALKKALAAGGYDVEKNKSRVKVAIKSLVAKGTLVQTKGTGASGSFKMNKKAEPKAKPAKKAAPKAKKPAAAKKPAAAKKAAAKKPAAAKKSPKKAKKPAAAKKVAKSPKKATKSPKKPAKSPKKVAPKKAPAAKKKAPTKKAAKPKAKKAAPKKK